A DNA window from Nerophis ophidion isolate RoL-2023_Sa linkage group LG13, RoL_Noph_v1.0, whole genome shotgun sequence contains the following coding sequences:
- the LOC133564924 gene encoding small membrane A-kinase anchor protein-like produces MGCVKSKGGTYAEQDGRKTRGDKAHLVRSESGLVEISSPGVNPALLDYAQKLSEEIMTRAVQQWVEVDRRYSDIPYIECDVP; encoded by the coding sequence ATGGGGTGTGTCAAATCCAAGGGGGGCACCTACGCGGAACAGGACGGGAGGAAGACCAGGGGGGATAAGGCCCACTTGGTGCGTTCGGAGTCGGGCCTGGTGGAAATAAGTTCTCCTGGGGTCAACCCGGCGCTGCTGGACTACGCCCAGAAGCTCTCGGAGGAGATCATGACCCGAGCTGTGCAGCAGTGGGTGGAGGTGGACCGCCGCTACAGCGACATCCCGTACATCGAGTGCGACGTGCCGTGA